Within the Butyrivibrio sp. AE3004 genome, the region TAATTAAAGAGATTGACCGACAGGTAACGGAATATAGAAAAATAGCTAAAAGACTTATTCCACATGTTAAACTATCAGAAAAAATTAGATTGTTACTATTTTGTATTAGTTTTGAAGTCTATGATTTTGTTAGAGATTTTTTAAGGGGATAAAGGATTTAATTATGCTTGTTCATACAATATATGGGCAGGCATTTTTAGAATTATTTAATGGATGACATATGGGACGAAAAAAGAAACAAACAATTGAATTCCGTTTCTACGAAATACCTCAGGGGCAGAGTTGTCTGGCCCTTCTTGGTGAGAAATGGATCAGGGTTTATGGCGAGGCTATAAATACCTTGCATTTTCATAATCTTTTTGAAGTGGGGTATTGCAGATATGGAAAAGGAATAGTGGTATTCGATGAGAAGACCAGTGATTATGAAACAGATATGTTTACTACGATTCCGCCTAACTATCCTCATACAACAAACAGTAAAGAGGAGAACTTCTGGGAGTATCTGTTTTTCGATGTTGAGCTTGTTGCGGAGCAGATGTATCCGGATAATGTTCCAAAACAAAGGGAAGCAATAACGATTCTTAATAAGAGAGCTGACCTGATACATGCTGATGAGAATCCTCAGATGGCTGAGATCATAAAACGGATAATGGAGGAGATGAGGGATAAAAAGCCCTATTACAAGGAAACAACTCAGAACCTTATAAAGACGCTGGCTTTTTTGATAATGCGGATGCATAAGTCCATGGATGCGGAGGCTCCTACACTTATAGAAAGAGAAAGCGGCGCTGATATAATGAGCATTAAGCCGGCAATTGAGTATATAGAAGAAAACTATGCTGATGAGATACGTGCGCTTGACCTTGCCAATGTATGTAATATGAGTGAAACACATTTTAGACGGTCCTTTGTGGACATCATTAATATGGCGCCGATGGATTATCTTAATCTGGTCAGAATTCAAAAGGCCTGTGATACAATGAGAAAAACAGAGCATCCTATGGAAATAGTTGCTGTGGAATGTGGCTTTGGCAATGTGTCTACCTTTAATAGGAATTTTAAAAAGTTTTTGGGCACTTCGCCATATCAGTGGAAGAAAAATAAGGAGAATTATGTAGGAAAACTCCTGGATTATAACATTCATGCCTTAAAAGGATGGTAAATGGCTTAAAATGGGCAACTTAATCATTTAAGCTTGTTCAAAATTCATTCAAAATTTGTTCATAATTGGTCGATAATGCACATTTTAGTTATAAAAATGTGCATTATTTTTATGTTTCATTGGTATAATATACATATGTTTGATTCAGAGAGTGATTATTTCAGTCAAAATGCCTAAAATCATCTGATGGGTAATCACTTGAAAATAGAATCAAGTAAGATACTAATTTTATTTTCATTAGGGAGGACATAATAATGAAAAGAAAAGCATTATCAATAGTACTTGCATCTGCAATGACACTTTCTATGATTGCAGGATGCGGCGATAGCGGAAGCGCTGACACAGCTACAACTTC harbors:
- a CDS encoding helix-turn-helix domain-containing protein — translated: MGRKKKQTIEFRFYEIPQGQSCLALLGEKWIRVYGEAINTLHFHNLFEVGYCRYGKGIVVFDEKTSDYETDMFTTIPPNYPHTTNSKEENFWEYLFFDVELVAEQMYPDNVPKQREAITILNKRADLIHADENPQMAEIIKRIMEEMRDKKPYYKETTQNLIKTLAFLIMRMHKSMDAEAPTLIERESGADIMSIKPAIEYIEENYADEIRALDLANVCNMSETHFRRSFVDIINMAPMDYLNLVRIQKACDTMRKTEHPMEIVAVECGFGNVSTFNRNFKKFLGTSPYQWKKNKENYVGKLLDYNIHALKGW